A genomic region of Gymnogyps californianus isolate 813 chromosome 12, ASM1813914v2, whole genome shotgun sequence contains the following coding sequences:
- the CMTR2 gene encoding cap-specific mRNA (nucleoside-2'-O-)-methyltransferase 2: MNKCKKPYVDQTTNLEKFSPEILSEIEKLFAKKFTYTKPVNNEWQLPDPSDAFTCDHKEFSSLLALKDSMNEVKNQLSDKNLDEWHQHTSFTNKAGKIIPHVKKSVNAELCTQAWCKFHEILCSFPLLPEEALQDGELNSVHLCEAPGAFIASLNHYLKSHHVPCDWNWVANTLNPYHEANDTLMMIMDDRLIANTLPWWYFGPDNTGDVMTLKHLTGLQNFVRNMATVHLVTADGSFDCQGNPGEQEALVSPLHYCETVTALMILGTGGSFVLKMFTLFEHCSTNLLFLLNCSFEEVHVFKPATSKAGNSEAYVICLRYIGRESIHLLLSKMIQNFGTEMVNKALFPQHMLPESFLKIHEECCMFFHKFQVETISENIHLFERMEEAEQMKLNKLRDCAVEFFMQRLHMKPIARNNWLVKKSQTGCSMNAKWFGQRNKYFSTYNERKMLETLTWNDKVAKGYFNHWAEEHSLNNAGKMCILEGLSSNLECSLWYILEGKRLPVVKCSPFCDGQVLENLNEAMNELVGRLKSRQMLQTCHSCEVLPGELILAEVSDLSRCHQEALNERCSDQFKCLVVDFPSLCDTESQPGMEIKLLDSAALLTFSFSLLYDGDPKYQQHLLECVLHSLNQLTMGDALILPILSCFTRFTAGLVFILHCCFRYITFACPTSHEPLRTSAALLCIGYRGLPNPVVEYLRHLNKLMSSLLDTDSPQQVLQFVPMEVLLQGKLLEFLWDLNTAIAKRQLHLIVQAKQQQMTTNISL; this comes from the coding sequence ATGAACAAATGTAAGAAGCCTTATGTTGACCAGACTACAAACCTTGAAAAGTTCAGTCctgaaattctttctgaaattgaGAAGCTCTTTGCGAAGAAGTTTACTTACACTAAGCCAGTGAATAATGAATGGCAGCTACCAGATCCCAGTGATGCTTTTACATGTGATCACAAGGAATTCAGCTCACTCCTGGCTCTGAAGGACTCGATGAATGAAGTGAAGAATCAACTGAGTGATAAGAACCTGGATGAATGGCATCAGCACACCTCGTTTACCAATAAAGCGGGGAAGATAATTCCTCATGTGAAGAAATCTGTGAATGCTGAGCTGTGTACACAGGCGTGGTGCAAGTTTCATGAGATCCTGTgcagttttcctcttctccctgaaGAAGCTCTTCAGGATGGAGAACTGAATTCTGTCCACCTCTGTGAAGCACCTGGAGCTTTTATAGCCAGCCTCAATCACTACTTGAAATCCCACCATGTCCCTTGCGACTGGAATTGGGTAGCTAATACCCTAAACCCGTATCATGAAGCAAATGACACCCTTATGATGATCATGGATGACCGTCTTATAGCAAATACGTTGCCTTGGTGGTACTTTGGCCCAGATAACACCGGTGATGTGATGACATTGAAACATCTAACGGGCCTTCAGAACTTTGTAAGGAATATGGCCACAGTTCACTTGGTAACTGCTGATGGCAGCTTTGATTGCCAGGGAAATCCAGGTGAACAGGAGGCTCTTGTCTCACCCCTTCATTACTGTGAAACAGTCACTGCTTTAATGATCCTGGGCACTGGAGGATCCTTTGTTTTGAAGATGTTCACGCTGTTTGAACACTGTTCTACCAATCTGCTCTTTCTGCTAAACTGCTCTTTTGAGGAGGTCCATGTCTTTAAGCCAGCCACTAGCAAAGCTGGAAACTCGGAGGCCTATGTGATTTGTCTTCGTTATATAGGCAGAGAAAGCATTCATCTGCTGCTTTCTAAGATGATACAGAACTTTGGAACAGAAATGGTCAACAAAGCGCTCTTCCCCCAGCATATGCTACCagaatcttttcttaaaatacatgaagagTGTTGCATGTTCTTCCACAAGTTCCAGGTAGAGACTATCTCTGAGAACATCCATCTCTTTGAGCGCAtggaagaagcagagcagatgaAACTGAACAAGTTAAGAGATTGTGCAGTAGAGTTCTTCATGCAAAGACTTCATATGAAACCCATTGCCAGAAATAACTGGCTTGTCAAGAAATCTCAGACTGGTTGCAGCATGAATGCAAAATGGTTTgggcaaagaaacaaatattttagtaCGTACAATGAAAGGAAGATGCTGGAAACCCTGACGTGGAATGATAAAGTGGCAAAGGGGTATTTTAATCACTGGGCTGAAGAACATAGTTTAAATAATGCTGGTAAAATGTGCATCTTGGAAGGATTGTCTTCTAACCTCGAGTGTAGCTTGTGGtacattttggaaggaaaaagactACCAGTGGTAAAATGTTCTCCATTTTGTGATGGTCAAGTCTTGGAAAATCTTAACGAAGCGATGAACGAATTGGTGGGGAGGctgaaaagcagacaaatgcTGCAGACTTGTCACTCGTGTGAAGTTCTTCCTGGGGAGCTGATACTGGCAGAAGTGTCTGATCTTTCCAGATGTCATCAGGAAGCCCTAAACGAAAGATGTAGTGACCAATTCAAGTGCCTTGTGGTGGACTTTCCATCCCTCTGTGATACTGAAAGCCAACCCGGCATGGAAATAAAGCTCCTGGACTCGGCCGCACTGCTGACTTTTAGCTTCTCTTTGCTTTATGATGGAGATCCAAAGTACCAGCAGCACCTTTTGGAGTGTGTTCTACATTCGTTGAATCAACTTACAATGGGAGATGCGTTGATTTTGCctattctttcttgttttacaCGCTTCACAGCTGGCCTGGTCTTTATACTGCATTGCTGTTTCAGATACATCACGTTTGCTTGTCCGACTTCCCATGAACCACTAAGGACTAGCGCTGCTTTGCTGTGCATTGGTTACCGAGGCCTTCCAAATCCAGTTGTTGAATATCTGCGGCATTTGAATAAACTGATGAGCTCTTTACTAGACACAGACTCTCCCCAGCAAGTTTTGCAGTTTGTGCCTATGGAGGTTCTCCTCCAGGGCAAACTGTTGGAGTTCTTATGGGATTTGAACACAGCCATTGCAAAGAGACAACTCCACTTGATTGTGCAAgctaagcagcagcaaatgaCTACCAATATTTCACTTTAG